Part of the Cryptosporangium arvum DSM 44712 genome, CCGACGACCGGGCGACCGACCCGAGCTTCGCCGCCACCGAGGGCCTGCGGTCGGACACGATCATGCTCGCCCACGTCGACAAGACGCTGAAGAAGACGTACATCGTGTCGATCCCGCGGGACAGCTACGTCGACATCCCGGCCTCCGACGACGGCAAGTGGCAGGGCGGCAAGGACAAGATCAACGCGGCCTACAACTTCGGCGGCCCGGCGCTCACCGCCAAGACGGTGCAGAACCTCACCGGCGTCACGCTCAACGGCGCGTTCATCCTCGACTTCAGCAGCGTCCGGAAGCTGGTTTCCATCGTCGGTGGCGTGACGGTCTGCATTCCGTTCTCGATGAGCTCGATCCACACGGAGCGGAAGTGGAAGAAGGGGTGCAACTTCCTCACCCCCGACGCCTCGCAGGACTTCATGCGGCAGCGCAAGACCGTTCCCGGCGGAGACTTCGGCCGCATGCAGAACCAGCAGCGCGTCATCCTGGCGGTCGCGAAGAAGATGACCTCCAAGGGCGTCGTCACCGACCCGAAGAAGCTCGACAAGCTGCTCTCCACGGTGGCCGAGTCGGTCACCGTCGACCAGAACCTGAACCTGCCCGACCTCGCGCTGGGTCTGAAGAACGTGCGGCCCGAGAACCTGCGGTGCACCACGCTGCCGTTCCTCACCGACGACTTGCAGACGCCCGCCGGTAGCTCGGTCGAGCTCGATCCGGTCAAGGGCGAGCAGCTGTACGCCGCGATGCGCGACGACACGATGGACGCCTACCTGGCGGCCAACCCGCCCGCCAACGCCGGTCAGGCCGGAGCCTGTTCCTAAGTTGAAGTTGTACGGTTCACACGTTTAACCCGGGGGTACAAGCCCTCCGCTGGGCCGCGCCGCCGCCCTAAATCAGGCCCCCTCGGCCCGACCCCAGCGGAAAGGGGTTGGGTCGTATGACGACCGATCTCGCAGCGACGCTAGACGTCAATGCGATCGATTACACGATCCTCGGCATCTATTTCGCGATCGTCATCGCAATCGGACTACTCGCCCGGCGAGCCGTGGCCACCAGTGAGGACTTCTTCCTCTCCGGGCGCGCGCTGCCCGCCTGGGTGACGGGGTTGGCGTTCGTCGCTGCGAACCTCGGGGCGCTCGAGATCCTCGGCATGGCGGCCAATGGTGCCGAGTACGGCATCGCCACCGTGCACTTCTACTGGATCGGCGCCGTACCGGCGATGATCTTCCTCGGCCTGGTACTCATGCCGTTCTACTACAGCACGCGCGTGCACAGCGTGCCGGAGTACCTGCGCCGCCGGTTCAACGCGCCGACGCACGCGTTCAACGCACTGTCGTTCGCGGTCGCCTCCGTGCTCACCGCCGGCGTCAACCTGTACGCGCTCGGCCTGATCATTCAGAGCCTGCTCGGCTGGCCACTCTGGCTGGCGATCTTCGTGTCCGCGGGCTTCGTGTTGATCTACATCACGCTCGGCGGTCTCTCCGGTGCGATCTACACCGAGGTGCTCCAGTTCTTCGTGATCCTCGCCGGGCTGATCCCGCTCGTCATCGTCGGCCTGTCGGCCGTCGGCGGATGGGACGGGTTGAAGGACAAGGTGAGCGAGAACACCGACCTGGGCGCGTCCGCGTTCAGTCAGTGGGGCGGCACGGGGGTCGGGGACGCCACGAACCCGCTCGGCGACTGGATCGGTATCGTCTTCGGCCTCGGTTTCGTGCTGAGCTTCGGTTACTGGACGACGAACTTCGCCGAGGTGCAGCGGGCGCTGAGCGCCAAGGACCTCTCGGCGGCGCAGCGCACGCCGCTCATCGGTGCGTTCCCGAAGATCTTCATCCCCGCGCTGACGATCATCCCGGGCCTGGTCGCCCTGGTGCTGATCCCACAGCTCGGTAAAGAGGGCGGCCCCACCTACAACGACGCCATCCCCGAACTGATGGCGAAGTTCCTGCCCAACGGTGTGCTGGGCATCGCGCTGACCGGTCTGCTGGCCGCGTTCATGGCCGGTATGGCAGCGAACGTCAGCTCGTTCAACACGGTCTTCACCTACGACCTGTGGCGGCCCTACGTCGTCAAGGACCGGCCCGACCGGTACTACCTGCAGGTGGGCCGCATCATCACGGTGATCGGCATCGTTATCGGCATCGGCACCGCGTTCATCGCCGCCGGCTACGAGAACATCATGAACTACGTCCAGGCGTTGTTCTCGTTCTTCAACGCGCCGCTGTTCGCGACGTTCATCGTCGGCGTGTTCTGGAAGCGGATGACGGCCTGGGCCGGTTTCTGGGGCCTCGTCTCCGGTACCGCCGCGGCGATCCTGGCTTACCTGAGCTTGAACAACAAGCTCGGCATCCCGGAGATCGTGTTCATCGAGTCGACCCAGAGCCGGAACTTCTGGGGCGCGATCGCCGCGTTCGTCGTCGACGTGGTGGTGACGGTGATCGTCACGATGCTCACCAAGCCCAAGCCGATCGACGAGGTCAAGGGCCTGGTGTGGGGCGTGCCCGACCCGGACAACCCGGACGCCGCCGACGCGCAGAACGTCCGCCGCTGGTGGGAGTCGCCGAAGGTGCTCGGGTTCACCGCGCTGGGCATCACCGCCGTACTGTCGATCGTCTTCCTCTGAGTCAGGAGAGGCCATGTCCGACACCGAGGAAAAGTCCGCGTCCCGGAACCTCTTCGACCTGCGCTGGCTGATCGCGGGCCTGTTCCTGCTCTACGGCGTCGTGCTGATCCTGTTGGGGATCTTCGACTCCGACGCCGAGGTCCAGAAGGCCGACGGGATCCGGATCAACCTGTGGACCGGCATCGGGATGTTCGTGCTCGGCGCCCTGTTCACGCTCTGGTCCTGGCTCCGACCGCTCCGCGCCGACCCGGCGCCGGAGTCGCTGGCGTCCAAGACCGACGAATGACACAGCGCCGGGGTGGCCGTTTCGGCCGCCCCGGCGCTGCACGTACTACGTCTTACCGCAACGTCGTACCGGCGTTGAACGCTTCGAGTGTCCACTCGTCGAACCGGCGCGCGGCTGCCGCGAAGCCGTTGCGGATCATGCCGATCGTGAGTCGGCTCGGGGCCAACAGGACGGGCATCTAGCTCTCCCCTACGGGGTCGTCAGTGTCTTGCCTTACGTCTTCCAGGCTACTGGATCGATACAGAAGCGCCATCGGTACCTGCCGTGCACCGAGTCACATCGGCCTATCCTTGGGCGTCGGCAACGGGCGGTGAATCCGCGAGCGGGAGGTGACGGAATGGTCAACAGTGAAATCCGGCCCACCGAGGTGCACTCCTCTGATCGGCAGCGATCGCGGCCGATGGCACGGGCGCTGGCCGCGCCGGTCCGGACCCTCGGCAAGGTGCTGCCTCGCCCCCTCCACGGGCCGACGACCGCCGCCGATCCGCACCCGTCACGCACACCCGGCTCCGCGATCGTCGATTGCGGCCTCTACATCGACGGGGTACGCAAGGCCGGCCGCATGGACTACGTGGCGGCCCTGGAGATGGCGAAGCGCAACGACAACGCGTTCGTCTGGCTCGGCCTGCACGACGTCACCGCGGACGAGTTCGCCGACATCGCCAAGACGTTCGGGCTCCACGAGCTGGCCGTCGAGGACACGATCGTCGCGTTCGCCCGGCCCAAGGTCGAGCGCTACGCCGACGTCACGTTCGTCGTCATCAAGACCGCACGGTACATCCGCAGCGGCGAGCTCACCGCCACCAGCGAGGTCGTCGAGACCGGCGACGTCATGCTCTTCCTCGGCGAGCGGTTCG contains:
- a CDS encoding sodium:solute symporter family protein, translating into MTTDLAATLDVNAIDYTILGIYFAIVIAIGLLARRAVATSEDFFLSGRALPAWVTGLAFVAANLGALEILGMAANGAEYGIATVHFYWIGAVPAMIFLGLVLMPFYYSTRVHSVPEYLRRRFNAPTHAFNALSFAVASVLTAGVNLYALGLIIQSLLGWPLWLAIFVSAGFVLIYITLGGLSGAIYTEVLQFFVILAGLIPLVIVGLSAVGGWDGLKDKVSENTDLGASAFSQWGGTGVGDATNPLGDWIGIVFGLGFVLSFGYWTTNFAEVQRALSAKDLSAAQRTPLIGAFPKIFIPALTIIPGLVALVLIPQLGKEGGPTYNDAIPELMAKFLPNGVLGIALTGLLAAFMAGMAANVSSFNTVFTYDLWRPYVVKDRPDRYYLQVGRIITVIGIVIGIGTAFIAAGYENIMNYVQALFSFFNAPLFATFIVGVFWKRMTAWAGFWGLVSGTAAAILAYLSLNNKLGIPEIVFIESTQSRNFWGAIAAFVVDVVVTVIVTMLTKPKPIDEVKGLVWGVPDPDNPDAADAQNVRRWWESPKVLGFTALGITAVLSIVFL
- a CDS encoding LCP family protein, whose translation is MAVGLEEARSAKPSEPPGPASARFTSLPPRKPKAPAWAKACIALGAVLMVLAAGTLTAAYGVTYRYESKLKRTDILGDLSEKQSTYTEGPLNFLILGSDDRATDPSFAATEGLRSDTIMLAHVDKTLKKTYIVSIPRDSYVDIPASDDGKWQGGKDKINAAYNFGGPALTAKTVQNLTGVTLNGAFILDFSSVRKLVSIVGGVTVCIPFSMSSIHTERKWKKGCNFLTPDASQDFMRQRKTVPGGDFGRMQNQQRVILAVAKKMTSKGVVTDPKKLDKLLSTVAESVTVDQNLNLPDLALGLKNVRPENLRCTTLPFLTDDLQTPAGSSVELDPVKGEQLYAAMRDDTMDAYLAANPPANAGQAGACS